In the genome of Actinomycetota bacterium, one region contains:
- a CDS encoding molybdenum cofactor synthesis domain-containing protein, with translation MASTISTAVVTVSDGVTHGSRVDESGDLAESILRASGFEVTTRSVVPDERREIEGVLTELSASHGLVVTTGGTGFGPRDVTPEATRAVIDREAPGLAELMRAEGLTQTPMAALSRAVAGTIGDSLVVNLPGSPSGVREGLSAIMPVLPHALQLLGGATGTHPTGHEMAPREAAGGDAAAVAIQPTVEAKAVRVHGSPPCRVGAAMSIVVGGEVRGTLGCAEFDAAAVDAAAQVMASGDPETRTLTHDLGEIEVYFEPHGLAPTAVIVSATDVARELRSHLERLGYRVVLVEPRVERVRPDDGPVVPTVDAGALGGRDVVVFTDHDAPDVAPMLAEGLRSPARFVGVMGSRRHVGHHVEALRSMGVTDDEITRVRSPLGLDLGGRDPGSIALSIAAGIVADAHGRDGGWLDR, from the coding sequence GTGGCATCGACGATCTCGACCGCGGTGGTCACCGTCTCCGACGGGGTGACCCACGGCTCGCGGGTCGACGAGTCGGGCGACCTCGCGGAGTCGATCCTGCGCGCGAGCGGGTTCGAGGTCACGACGCGCAGCGTCGTGCCCGACGAGCGCCGCGAGATCGAAGGCGTCTTGACGGAACTCTCGGCATCGCACGGGCTCGTCGTGACGACGGGCGGCACAGGGTTCGGGCCCCGCGACGTGACGCCGGAGGCGACGCGCGCCGTCATCGACCGGGAAGCCCCGGGCTTGGCCGAGCTGATGCGAGCCGAGGGTCTCACCCAGACGCCGATGGCAGCGCTGTCTCGCGCGGTCGCCGGCACGATCGGGGACTCGCTCGTCGTGAACCTTCCCGGCTCGCCCTCGGGCGTGCGGGAGGGCTTGTCGGCGATCATGCCGGTGCTGCCGCACGCGTTGCAGCTCCTCGGGGGGGCGACCGGTACGCATCCCACGGGACACGAGATGGCTCCCAGAGAGGCAGCCGGTGGCGACGCCGCAGCGGTGGCGATCCAGCCGACCGTGGAGGCCAAGGCGGTCCGCGTGCATGGTTCGCCGCCCTGCCGGGTCGGGGCGGCGATGTCGATCGTGGTGGGTGGCGAGGTGCGCGGCACGCTCGGATGCGCCGAGTTCGACGCCGCCGCCGTCGACGCCGCTGCGCAGGTCATGGCGTCGGGGGATCCGGAGACCCGGACCTTGACACACGATCTTGGCGAGATCGAGGTGTACTTCGAGCCGCACGGGCTGGCCCCGACCGCGGTCATCGTCTCGGCGACCGACGTGGCCCGGGAACTCCGATCGCACCTCGAGCGTCTCGGCTACCGCGTCGTGCTCGTGGAACCCAGGGTCGAGCGGGTCCGTCCCGACGACGGGCCTGTGGTCCCGACGGTGGACGCCGGTGCGCTCGGCGGTCGCGACGTGGTGGTCTTCACCGATCACGACGCTCCCGACGTGGCGCCGATGCTCGCCGAAGGGCTCCGCTCTCCTGCCCGATTCGTCGGGGTGATGGGCAGCCGTCGCCATGTGGGCCATCACGTCGAGGCGTTGCGCTCGATGGGGGTCACGGACGACGAGATCACTCGTGTGCGTTCGCCGCTCGGGCTCGACCTCGGTGGCCGCGACCCAGGATCGATCGCGCTGTCGATCGCGGCGGGGATCGTCGCCGACGCGCACGGTCGGGACGGAGGGTGGCTCGACCGCTGA
- a CDS encoding ABC transporter substrate-binding protein: MRRYARWIAVLAVLGIVAAACGGDGGGDEPAASPTADGGDIPRGGTVRIAVSSEPASAAFDPAKEYYQLSFEILKCCLARTLYATNGKPVDEGGAELRPDIAADLPTVSEDALTWTFPLKQGVMYSPPFEDVEVTAQDIVRAVEREADPKASAGGYSFYYSAIEGFDDFGAGDADEISGIKAVDDYTLEVTVTEPTGDLGWRFAMPATAPIPPNGDARLGAAEGHTKDYGRYLVATGPYMFQGSEDMDFSQPADRQKAVAGYTPGRSLVMVRNPSWSAETDDLRPAYADEITIEIGGSVPDLYNKLQAGELDFVMDPPEADQLKEYSTNPDLQDRLHVYPQPATSYTSMNLGVPPFDDVQVRKAVNFAYDKAGGRQLAGGPLVGVNAGHIFPDALLNNLLVDYDPYATPEDGGDAELAKEQMSTSKYDSDGDGICDADECTGVVAIYASDSATGRKVAALWQQNLEEIGIELDVKGLTTTAMYAKCNNLAERIPICLQVGWLQDYPDPYTFGPPLFGSSEFGALYPGCCNYSAVGATEAEMEDWGYPVTSVPSADEKLSECAALPVGDERTQCWADLDKMLMEEIVPWVPRTYTNQTDIVGPNVVNYSYDEFGYIAALDHLAVAPA; the protein is encoded by the coding sequence ATGAGGAGATACGCGCGGTGGATCGCCGTCCTGGCGGTCCTGGGCATCGTCGCGGCGGCATGTGGCGGCGATGGAGGAGGGGACGAGCCGGCCGCGTCGCCGACGGCGGACGGAGGCGACATCCCTCGTGGTGGAACGGTGCGGATCGCGGTCTCCTCCGAGCCGGCCAGCGCTGCGTTCGATCCGGCCAAGGAGTACTACCAACTCTCCTTCGAGATCTTGAAGTGCTGCCTCGCTCGGACGCTGTACGCGACGAACGGCAAGCCCGTCGACGAGGGCGGCGCAGAGCTGCGCCCCGACATCGCTGCCGATCTGCCGACCGTGAGCGAGGATGCCCTGACCTGGACGTTCCCACTCAAGCAGGGGGTCATGTACTCTCCGCCGTTCGAGGACGTCGAGGTCACGGCGCAGGATATCGTGCGAGCGGTCGAGCGTGAGGCCGACCCGAAGGCCAGCGCCGGCGGATACAGCTTCTACTACTCGGCGATCGAGGGCTTCGACGACTTCGGGGCCGGTGACGCCGACGAGATCTCCGGCATCAAGGCCGTCGACGACTACACCCTCGAGGTGACGGTGACCGAGCCGACCGGCGACCTCGGCTGGCGGTTCGCGATGCCCGCCACCGCGCCGATCCCGCCCAACGGAGACGCCCGTCTCGGCGCCGCCGAGGGGCACACGAAGGACTACGGCCGCTACTTGGTCGCGACCGGTCCGTACATGTTCCAGGGCAGCGAGGACATGGACTTCTCGCAGCCGGCGGATAGGCAGAAGGCGGTCGCGGGGTATACACCCGGTCGTTCGCTCGTGATGGTGCGCAACCCCTCTTGGTCGGCGGAGACCGACGACCTGCGGCCCGCGTACGCGGACGAGATCACGATCGAGATCGGCGGCTCGGTGCCCGACCTGTACAACAAGCTTCAGGCCGGCGAGCTCGACTTCGTGATGGATCCGCCTGAGGCCGACCAGCTGAAGGAGTACAGCACCAACCCGGATCTGCAGGATCGGCTCCACGTGTACCCGCAGCCGGCGACCTCGTACACGTCGATGAACCTGGGCGTGCCGCCCTTCGACGACGTGCAGGTGCGGAAGGCCGTCAACTTCGCCTACGACAAGGCGGGCGGCCGGCAGCTGGCCGGCGGCCCCTTGGTCGGGGTGAACGCGGGACACATCTTCCCCGACGCGCTGCTGAACAACCTGCTGGTCGACTACGACCCCTACGCGACGCCGGAGGACGGCGGCGATGCCGAGCTCGCGAAGGAGCAGATGTCGACGTCCAAGTACGACAGTGACGGCGACGGCATCTGCGATGCGGACGAGTGCACGGGTGTCGTCGCGATCTACGCGTCCGACAGCGCGACGGGCCGCAAGGTGGCGGCGTTGTGGCAGCAGAACCTCGAGGAGATCGGCATCGAGCTCGACGTCAAGGGTCTGACCACGACGGCGATGTACGCCAAGTGCAACAATCTGGCCGAGCGTATCCCGATCTGCCTGCAGGTCGGATGGCTCCAGGACTATCCCGACCCGTACACGTTCGGACCGCCGCTGTTCGGCAGCAGCGAGTTCGGTGCGCTCTACCCCGGCTGTTGCAACTACTCGGCCGTGGGCGCGACCGAAGCCGAGATGGAAGACTGGGGGTATCCCGTGACGTCGGTGCCGAGCGCCGACGAGAAGCTGTCCGAGTGCGCGGCACTGCCGGTCGGAGACGAGCGCACGCAGTGCTGGGCCGATCTCGACAAGATGCTGATGGAAGAGATCGTGCCCTGGGTGCCTCGCACGTACACGAACCAGACCGACATCGTCGGTCCGAACGTCGTCAACTACTCCTACGACGAGTTCGGATACATCGCGGCGCTCGACCATCTGGCGGTGGCGCCGGCGTAG
- a CDS encoding alkaline phosphatase family protein → MQQPSGPLIRAAGPRRPSRQQIARRRAFAALIVVLIVALVWFVWPRGDATEQVGGTRRDGASGQGNGGGGQGDDQGRGTVVPGENPIEHVIFLVKENRSFDHYFGRYPGVEGAAEGATMDCSTFEDAGTVTLKDSPLVQPHDLGHAFYPGLLAINGGKMNGFNCIPLGEDLAGYSQYDRDSLPAYWAYADRFVIADHFFTSMYGPTFPEHLYTVAAQSYGIVDNKSTTNTEGNYCDDPDEYTQRFPIEDLTDADMKRIMRLEKNITRGGPPSGQLLKIAAYWESTRTCINIPVIQDQLERKRISWKYYALPDKWMNALQAIRHVRFGDMWKKVQDPATILQDLKQDALPAVSWLIPPEGQPNEHPGSGTNVCEGENWTVQYVNAIQRSDAWPNTAVVIVWDDFGGFYDHLPPPHYDIMGLGPRTPALIISPWTRRGDNPDGGAIDDNVYEFSSVLRFIEELHGLKPMTDRDARADPLTGAFDFTQEPRLEPLILEPRDCPES, encoded by the coding sequence GTGCAGCAACCGTCGGGTCCCCTCATCCGTGCCGCCGGTCCGCGCCGTCCGTCCCGCCAGCAGATCGCCCGACGTCGCGCGTTCGCGGCGCTGATCGTGGTGCTGATCGTGGCCCTGGTCTGGTTCGTGTGGCCGCGAGGCGATGCGACCGAGCAGGTCGGTGGCACGCGCCGCGACGGCGCGAGCGGCCAGGGGAACGGCGGCGGAGGGCAAGGAGACGACCAGGGGCGGGGCACGGTCGTGCCGGGCGAGAACCCGATCGAGCACGTGATCTTCCTGGTCAAGGAGAACCGCAGCTTCGACCACTATTTCGGCCGGTACCCGGGGGTCGAGGGCGCGGCCGAGGGAGCCACGATGGACTGTTCGACCTTCGAGGATGCGGGGACCGTGACGCTGAAGGACTCGCCGCTCGTGCAACCGCATGACCTCGGCCACGCGTTCTATCCCGGGCTGCTCGCGATCAACGGCGGCAAGATGAACGGCTTCAACTGCATCCCGTTGGGGGAGGACCTCGCCGGGTACTCGCAGTACGACCGCGATTCCCTGCCAGCGTATTGGGCCTACGCCGACCGCTTCGTGATCGCCGACCACTTCTTCACCTCGATGTACGGGCCCACGTTCCCCGAGCACCTGTACACGGTGGCTGCGCAGAGCTACGGGATCGTCGATAACAAGTCGACGACCAACACCGAGGGCAACTACTGCGATGACCCCGACGAGTACACGCAGCGGTTCCCGATCGAGGACCTCACCGACGCCGATATGAAACGGATCATGCGGCTCGAGAAGAACATCACGAGAGGAGGTCCTCCGAGCGGCCAGCTGCTGAAGATCGCGGCGTACTGGGAGAGCACCCGCACCTGCATCAACATCCCGGTGATCCAGGACCAGCTGGAGCGAAAGAGGATCAGCTGGAAGTACTACGCGTTGCCCGACAAGTGGATGAACGCGCTCCAGGCGATCCGCCACGTTCGCTTCGGCGACATGTGGAAGAAGGTTCAGGACCCGGCGACGATCCTGCAGGACCTGAAGCAGGACGCCCTGCCCGCGGTGTCGTGGTTGATCCCGCCTGAGGGTCAGCCGAACGAGCACCCCGGGTCGGGCACGAACGTGTGCGAGGGCGAGAACTGGACCGTGCAATACGTGAACGCCATCCAGCGCAGTGACGCGTGGCCGAACACCGCGGTCGTGATCGTGTGGGACGACTTCGGCGGCTTCTACGACCACCTGCCGCCGCCGCACTACGACATCATGGGTCTCGGGCCGCGCACGCCGGCCCTGATCATCTCCCCCTGGACCCGTCGGGGCGACAACCCCGACGGCGGCGCGATCGACGACAACGTCTACGAGTTCTCCTCGGTGCTGCGCTTCATCGAGGAGCTCCACGGGCTGAAGCCGATGACCGACCGCGACGCTCGGGCCGACCCGCTCACCGGGGCGTTCGACTTCACGCAGGAACCCCGGCTCGAGCCGTTGATCCTCGAGCCCCGTGACTGTCCGGAATCGTGA
- a CDS encoding sulfatase, translated as MGSALRGDGNVRAAAATLLAVLGCVVAAALPLPPVQGAGERPPNVLIVITDDQPWDTLPRAVGPPAMPWLESRLADPADRWVRFTNAFLNVPLCCPSRASILTGRYARHTGVEDNGDGADFDESATLATWFDDAGYQTAFLGKYLNGYPWGRGPYVPAGWDRFLAKRNLDLSTTYAGYPFVDQGVPFTAGTSERAYATSLLADEASTFLRGASRDRPWFLVYAPTAPHEPWTPAPQDAGSFAGVDVDAPSLRALNDVRGKPDWVRALPAIEAAAADALAEDRRSMLETLGAVDRALRSLVAEVRARGELEDTIVIFLSDNGYSFGEHRWVGKRCPYDACVRTPLVVRSPWTDGRAVTTPVSNVDLAPTILDLAGLGVPAQIDGRSVRPVLDDRTGAAVSPDAVLIEWVGDGEVPAWRGVRTEAFSYLEHTDGTVELYDLVGRLGAADPSELRNRAADPAYAAIRRELALTLAELVEGAPLRPGA; from the coding sequence ATGGGCTCGGCCCTGCGCGGCGACGGCAACGTTCGCGCCGCCGCCGCCACGCTCTTGGCGGTCCTCGGGTGCGTCGTGGCGGCGGCGCTTCCCCTGCCGCCGGTCCAGGGGGCGGGTGAGCGTCCGCCCAACGTGCTCATCGTGATCACCGACGACCAGCCGTGGGACACGCTCCCCAGGGCCGTGGGGCCGCCGGCGATGCCGTGGCTGGAGTCGCGTCTCGCGGATCCGGCCGACCGGTGGGTGCGGTTCACGAACGCGTTCCTGAACGTGCCGCTGTGTTGTCCGTCGCGCGCCTCGATCCTGACGGGCCGGTACGCTCGCCACACGGGGGTCGAGGACAACGGCGACGGCGCTGACTTCGACGAGTCGGCGACGCTCGCGACATGGTTCGACGACGCCGGCTACCAGACCGCCTTCCTCGGCAAGTACCTCAACGGGTACCCGTGGGGCCGTGGGCCGTACGTGCCGGCGGGATGGGATCGGTTCCTCGCGAAGCGCAACCTCGACCTCTCGACGACCTACGCGGGGTACCCGTTCGTCGATCAGGGCGTGCCGTTCACGGCGGGCACGAGCGAGCGGGCGTACGCCACGTCGCTGTTGGCCGACGAGGCGTCCACGTTCCTGCGGGGGGCGTCACGGGATCGGCCGTGGTTCCTCGTCTACGCCCCGACCGCGCCGCACGAACCCTGGACCCCCGCCCCGCAGGATGCCGGGTCGTTCGCCGGCGTCGACGTGGACGCGCCGAGCCTCCGGGCTCTGAACGACGTGCGAGGCAAGCCGGACTGGGTCCGGGCGCTTCCTGCGATCGAGGCCGCCGCGGCCGATGCCCTGGCCGAGGACCGTCGGAGCATGCTGGAGACGCTCGGAGCGGTCGACCGGGCGCTCCGTTCGCTCGTGGCCGAGGTGCGGGCCAGAGGGGAGCTCGAGGACACGATCGTGATATTCCTCTCCGACAACGGCTACTCCTTCGGAGAGCACCGCTGGGTGGGCAAGCGTTGCCCCTACGACGCGTGTGTGCGCACCCCGCTCGTCGTTCGGTCCCCTTGGACCGACGGCCGCGCGGTGACCACCCCCGTGTCGAACGTGGATCTCGCGCCGACGATCCTCGATCTGGCCGGTCTCGGCGTGCCTGCCCAGATCGACGGGCGCAGCGTGCGACCGGTGCTGGACGACCGGACCGGGGCCGCGGTGTCGCCAGACGCGGTGTTGATCGAGTGGGTGGGCGACGGCGAGGTGCCCGCATGGCGTGGTGTGCGCACCGAGGCGTTCAGCTATCTGGAGCATACGGACGGCACGGTGGAGCTCTACGACCTCGTGGGGCGCCTCGGCGCGGCGGACCCGTCGGAGCTCCGGAACCGAGCCGCCGATCCGGCCTACGCGGCCATCCGCCGGGAACTCGCCCTCACGCTCGCGGAACTGGTGGAAGGAGCCCCTCTGCGGCCTGGGGCCTGA
- the moaA gene encoding GTP 3',8-cyclase MoaA codes for MPDPTPSPAPATGPLIDTFGRVGSDLRISVTDRCNFRCTYCMPAEGVAWLPKDEILTFEELTRLLRLFVRLGVESIKVTGGEPTVRADLPTLVAMFREAGPDLDISLTTNGVLLETLAAPLAAAGVDRATVSCDSLLRHRFVEMTRRDALEKVLRGLHAAEDAGLTPIKINCVVIGGTNDDELVGFARWARETGYQVRFIEYMPLDAQHAWERQKVVPARTVLDRIGEEFPLVADGEGAEPATTYGFADGAPGRIGVIPSVTEPFCDSCNRMRLTAEGQFRNCLFALEETDLRGPMRAGASDDDLEALLREAMWRKWAGHRIDHADFVQPIRSMSMIGG; via the coding sequence ATGCCCGATCCCACCCCGAGCCCGGCGCCCGCGACCGGCCCGCTGATCGACACCTTCGGCAGGGTCGGCAGCGACCTGCGTATCTCGGTGACCGACCGCTGCAACTTCCGGTGCACCTACTGCATGCCTGCCGAGGGGGTCGCGTGGCTGCCGAAGGACGAGATCCTGACGTTCGAGGAGCTCACGCGGCTGCTGCGCCTGTTCGTCCGGCTCGGGGTCGAGTCGATCAAGGTCACGGGCGGCGAGCCGACCGTGCGTGCAGATCTGCCCACGCTCGTCGCCATGTTCCGTGAGGCCGGCCCCGATCTCGACATCTCACTCACGACGAACGGGGTGCTCCTGGAGACGCTGGCCGCACCGCTGGCCGCGGCGGGAGTCGATCGTGCAACCGTGTCGTGCGATTCGCTGCTGCGGCACCGCTTCGTGGAGATGACGCGCCGCGACGCCTTGGAGAAGGTGCTGCGGGGGCTCCACGCCGCCGAAGACGCCGGGCTCACCCCGATCAAGATCAACTGCGTCGTGATCGGTGGCACGAACGACGACGAGCTCGTCGGGTTCGCTCGCTGGGCGCGTGAGACCGGCTACCAAGTGCGCTTCATCGAGTACATGCCGCTCGACGCCCAGCACGCATGGGAGCGGCAGAAGGTCGTGCCGGCCCGCACGGTGCTCGACCGCATCGGCGAGGAGTTCCCGCTCGTCGCCGACGGCGAGGGCGCCGAGCCGGCCACGACGTACGGCTTCGCCGACGGCGCCCCGGGCCGAATCGGGGTGATCCCGAGCGTCACCGAGCCGTTCTGCGACTCGTGCAACCGCATGCGGCTGACCGCGGAGGGGCAGTTCCGCAACTGCCTGTTCGCCCTCGAGGAGACGGACCTGCGCGGCCCGATGCGTGCCGGTGCGAGCGACGACGACCTCGAGGCGCTGCTGCGCGAGGCGATGTGGCGGAAGTGGGCCGGCCACCGCATCGATCACGCCGACTTCGTGCAGCCCATCCGCAGCATGTCGATGATCGGCGGCTGA